Proteins encoded together in one Qingshengfaniella alkalisoli window:
- a CDS encoding uracil-DNA glycosylase yields the protein MMAMPDPNDIKALLDWQAELGADEPLGEVPANRYVADPGHQKAEVAPQATQSAIATDPVSVAAEMARESASLEDLRQTMGEYRHCDLYKGARNLVFCDGQPQARVMILGEAPGREEDVQGKPFVGRAGQLLDKMLGAIGMDRASPDPQSAVYITNVLPWRPPQNREPTPDEMAMMLPFVKRHIELVDPDVLVLMGNVSCQAMLGRKGITRLRGNWQEVSGRPCLPMFHPAYLLRNPHAKREAWADLLELKARLLAE from the coding sequence ATGATGGCCATGCCCGACCCCAACGACATCAAGGCACTGCTGGACTGGCAGGCGGAACTAGGCGCCGACGAACCGCTGGGTGAGGTGCCCGCGAACCGCTACGTTGCGGATCCTGGTCATCAGAAGGCCGAGGTCGCGCCACAGGCGACGCAGTCTGCCATCGCGACCGATCCGGTAAGTGTGGCCGCCGAGATGGCCCGAGAATCCGCGAGTTTAGAAGACCTGCGGCAGACGATGGGCGAATACCGACACTGCGATCTGTATAAAGGTGCACGCAATCTGGTATTTTGCGATGGGCAACCCCAGGCGCGCGTGATGATCCTTGGTGAAGCACCCGGTCGCGAGGAGGATGTTCAGGGTAAGCCGTTCGTCGGTCGTGCGGGGCAGCTGCTCGACAAGATGCTGGGTGCAATAGGGATGGATCGCGCCAGCCCGGACCCGCAAAGCGCCGTCTATATCACCAATGTCCTGCCCTGGCGCCCCCCACAAAACCGTGAACCCACACCTGACGAAATGGCGATGATGCTGCCTTTCGTGAAGCGGCACATCGAACTTGTCGATCCCGATGTGCTGGTGCTTATGGGCAACGTATCGTGTCAGGCGATGCTTGGGCGCAAGGGAATCACGCGTCTACGCGGCAATTGGCAAGAGGTGTCGGGCCGACCGTGCCTACCTATGTTTCATCCCGCCTATCTGTTGCGCAACCCACATGCCAAGCGCGAGGCATGGGCAGACCTGTTGGAACTCAAGGCGCGGTTGCTGGCTGAATAG
- a CDS encoding efflux RND transporter periplasmic adaptor subunit, translated as MQFLRRSLVGIWLIALTVAGIGWAAVTVYDAVKVAIAPRAPMRAPNETVLTVNVVPVESGILTPVLETYGEIRSRRTLEVRATASGRVLELSDQFEEGGRVEEGDLLMRIDPAAAEADLAIAQADVSEADAELSQARFGLELAQADLEAAQEQADLRAQALERQFSLQERGVGSAAAVEDAALADAAARQSVVSRRQSLAAAEARIELAETTLNRMRVNVTEAQRMLADTELRAGFTGRLSEVNVVEGGLVSENEMLAQLVDPDALEVAVRLSTAQYARLLDEQASLMSMEVAVSMEVAGLDLSTKGQVERESAVVGEGQTGRQVFVRIDATAGFRPGDFVTVRISEPELDNVARLPARAVDGNSNVLVLDDENRLLAAKADVLRRQGNDVLVRVNDAIEGRRVVAEQTPLLGSGIRVRPVQPLSDTDEVTVPQIDEMITLAPEQRQKLIDFVQSSARMPEDVRQRVLAQLEQEQVPASVIQRLESRMGS; from the coding sequence ATGCAATTTCTTCGGCGTAGCCTCGTTGGTATCTGGCTGATTGCCTTGACAGTAGCGGGGATCGGATGGGCCGCAGTAACGGTCTATGACGCGGTGAAGGTCGCCATCGCACCGCGTGCGCCGATGCGTGCGCCCAATGAAACAGTGCTGACCGTCAACGTGGTGCCCGTCGAAAGCGGAATACTGACACCGGTGCTCGAAACCTATGGCGAGATTCGCAGCCGTCGTACGCTGGAAGTGCGGGCAACCGCCTCGGGCCGCGTACTGGAATTGTCGGATCAGTTCGAGGAAGGTGGCCGTGTTGAGGAAGGGGATCTACTGATGCGGATCGATCCCGCCGCCGCCGAAGCCGATCTGGCCATCGCGCAGGCCGATGTCAGCGAGGCGGATGCCGAGTTATCCCAAGCACGGTTCGGACTGGAATTGGCGCAGGCGGATCTGGAGGCCGCGCAGGAACAGGCGGATTTGCGTGCTCAAGCGCTTGAACGGCAGTTCAGCTTGCAGGAACGTGGGGTCGGTAGCGCAGCTGCCGTGGAGGACGCCGCCCTTGCGGATGCGGCTGCGCGTCAGTCGGTCGTTTCACGCAGGCAGTCTTTAGCAGCAGCAGAAGCACGCATCGAGCTGGCGGAAACCACCCTCAACCGGATGCGCGTCAACGTTACGGAAGCCCAGCGGATGCTTGCTGACACGGAACTTCGCGCGGGCTTCACTGGCCGATTGAGTGAGGTCAATGTGGTCGAGGGTGGGCTGGTCAGCGAAAACGAGATGCTGGCGCAACTGGTCGATCCGGATGCGCTGGAAGTGGCGGTCAGGCTGTCCACCGCTCAATACGCGCGCCTGCTCGACGAGCAGGCATCGCTGATGTCGATGGAAGTTGCGGTCAGCATGGAGGTCGCTGGGTTAGATCTGTCCACGAAAGGACAGGTGGAGCGCGAAAGCGCCGTTGTCGGCGAGGGCCAGACAGGGCGCCAGGTTTTTGTGCGCATTGATGCGACAGCGGGGTTCCGGCCGGGCGATTTCGTGACGGTCAGGATCAGCGAGCCGGAACTCGACAATGTAGCCCGCCTTCCGGCCCGCGCTGTGGATGGGAATAGCAACGTGCTTGTTCTTGACGATGAGAATCGTCTTCTCGCTGCCAAGGCGGATGTCTTGCGCAGGCAAGGCAATGACGTGCTCGTGCGGGTGAACGACGCGATTGAAGGGCGGCGGGTCGTGGCCGAACAGACGCCGCTTTTAGGCTCGGGTATCCGTGTGAGACCTGTTCAGCCGCTGTCTGATACTGATGAAGTTACAGTGCCGCAGATAGACGAAATGATCACGCTCGCACCCGAGCAACGCCAGAAGCTAATCGACTTCGTCCAGTCCAGTGCACGTATGCCCGAAGATGTCCGTCAACGCGTATTGGCGCAGCTCGAACAGGAGCAAGTTCCGGCAAGTGTCATCCAGCGCCTCGAGAGCCGAATGGGAAGCTAA
- a CDS encoding YqgE/AlgH family protein has translation MNLTGKLLIAMPGMGDPRFEKSVIYMCDHTGDGAMGLIVNKPATDIGFADLLGQLGIERGDSWREPRIYFGGPVEHARGFVLHSSEYRSAQGENATLRVDDSFSMTATLDILSDIAQGAGPAECMLALGYSGWGPGQLEAEIGENGWLMAEASPEIVFARDNGLKWSAALKTLGIDPLLLSSAAGHA, from the coding sequence ATGAATCTGACCGGCAAGTTGTTGATTGCTATGCCGGGCATGGGTGATCCACGCTTTGAAAAGAGCGTGATATATATGTGCGATCACACCGGCGACGGGGCGATGGGGCTTATCGTCAACAAGCCTGCAACGGATATCGGCTTTGCTGATCTGTTGGGACAGTTAGGGATCGAGCGTGGCGACTCATGGCGAGAACCTCGGATCTATTTTGGAGGGCCGGTCGAACATGCACGCGGATTTGTTCTGCATTCTAGTGAATATCGATCTGCGCAGGGCGAAAATGCCACGCTGCGCGTGGACGATTCGTTTTCCATGACCGCGACGTTGGACATTCTCAGCGATATTGCGCAGGGGGCGGGGCCGGCTGAATGCATGCTCGCGCTGGGATATTCCGGTTGGGGTCCCGGACAGCTGGAAGCCGAGATTGGTGAAAATGGCTGGCTGATGGCCGAGGCGTCACCGGAAATCGTGTTTGCGCGAGACAACGGCCTCAAATGGAGCGCGGCGCTGAAGACGCTGGGGATCGATCCGCTTCTCTTGTCGTCGGCGGCCGGTCACGCCTGA
- the pyrC gene encoding dihydroorotase: MTLYFDNARLIDPESRMDDIGSLLVENGHIIDRDTPCPDKGERIDCDGKCLAPGIIDTGVKIGEPGERHKESFRTAGLAAAAGGVTTIVTRPDTMPAIDNPETLEFFIRRGAEATSINIAPLAALTRGRNGREMVEVGFLLDAGAVGFTDGDHVITDTKVMSRCLTYARSLGALVIGHPQEPGLSSGASVTSGKFASLRGLPSVSAMAERMGLERDIALVEMSGVRYHADQVTTATALPTLTRAKADGLDVTAGISIHHLTLNEFDVEGYRTFFKLKPPLRSEEDRLAMIEAVRTGVIDIVSSMHTPQDEESKRLPYEEAASGAVGLETLLPAALRLYHSEHLDLPTLFRAMSFNPAKRLGLPGGRLSKGAPADLVLFDPDTPFVMDRFKLQSKSKNTPYDGQRMQGRVRGTWVAGKQVFGA; encoded by the coding sequence ATGACCCTCTATTTCGACAACGCCCGCCTGATCGACCCGGAAAGCCGGATGGACGATATTGGCAGTTTGCTGGTTGAGAACGGCCACATCATCGACCGTGATACACCCTGCCCTGACAAGGGCGAACGGATTGATTGCGACGGAAAGTGCCTAGCGCCCGGCATCATCGATACCGGCGTGAAGATCGGCGAACCGGGGGAGCGGCACAAGGAAAGTTTTCGAACGGCCGGACTGGCAGCGGCGGCTGGTGGCGTCACTACGATCGTAACCCGCCCCGACACCATGCCCGCGATAGACAACCCCGAAACGCTGGAATTCTTCATCCGTCGCGGGGCCGAAGCCACATCTATCAACATCGCCCCGCTCGCCGCGCTGACCCGCGGACGCAACGGACGCGAGATGGTCGAGGTCGGCTTTTTGCTGGATGCCGGCGCGGTCGGGTTCACGGATGGCGATCATGTGATCACGGATACCAAGGTGATGTCGCGCTGCCTGACCTATGCACGCAGTCTTGGTGCATTGGTCATCGGACATCCGCAGGAACCGGGGTTGAGTTCCGGGGCTTCAGTGACAAGCGGCAAATTTGCCTCTCTGCGCGGCTTGCCGTCGGTGTCAGCGATGGCTGAACGTATGGGGCTGGAACGCGACATAGCGTTGGTCGAGATGTCCGGTGTGCGTTACCACGCTGATCAGGTTACGACCGCGACTGCGCTGCCGACACTGACCCGTGCTAAGGCCGACGGGCTGGATGTAACCGCCGGGATTTCGATCCACCACCTCACGCTGAACGAGTTTGACGTGGAAGGCTACCGCACTTTCTTCAAGCTGAAGCCACCTCTGCGGTCGGAAGAAGATCGTCTCGCCATGATAGAAGCGGTTCGAACCGGAGTGATCGACATCGTCAGTTCCATGCACACGCCTCAAGACGAGGAGAGCAAGCGCCTGCCCTACGAAGAAGCCGCGAGCGGGGCTGTCGGGTTGGAAACTTTGCTGCCCGCAGCGCTAAGGCTGTATCATTCGGAACATCTGGATCTGCCAACGCTGTTCCGCGCGATGTCGTTCAACCCCGCAAAGCGGTTGGGACTGCCCGGCGGTCGTCTGTCCAAAGGCGCACCTGCCGACCTGGTTCTGTTCGACCCCGACACACCCTTCGTCATGGATCGCTTCAAGCTGCAGTCCAAATCGAAGAACACACCCTATGACGGCCAACGCATGCAAGGGCGCGTGCGTGGCACTTGGGTCGCGGGAAAACAGGTGTTCGGCGCATGA
- a CDS encoding protein-disulfide reductase DsbD domain-containing protein, which yields MSRILATLGLITMPALAPAQDHGLTSASIIPGWKSDPNTMIAGLRLTLAPGWKTYWRAPGDAGIPPQISWAGSGNIASARIRWPRPNVYETRDMRTIGYSHEVVFPIELTMVDPSRPVNVHAEALLGVCESICVPVDVKLTRTLDTEQATPAEVQAIREALADMPKPGAAHGLRSTTCTAEPIRDGLKLRVDLQMPPLGGNEVGVIEMPDKDIWVSDSTNHRTGDTLTVETELVPPGAKPFGLDRSKLRITVLGDGQAIETYGCTGSSD from the coding sequence TTGTCCCGAATTCTGGCCACCTTGGGCCTCATCACCATGCCCGCCTTGGCGCCTGCCCAGGATCACGGGCTGACCTCTGCCAGTATCATTCCGGGTTGGAAATCCGACCCTAACACCATGATCGCAGGGCTGCGGCTGACGCTGGCACCGGGGTGGAAGACCTATTGGCGGGCCCCCGGAGATGCCGGAATACCCCCGCAAATTTCCTGGGCAGGATCGGGCAATATCGCCTCCGCACGCATCCGATGGCCACGGCCAAACGTGTATGAAACGCGCGATATGCGCACGATCGGATACTCCCATGAAGTGGTCTTTCCCATTGAACTGACAATGGTAGACCCGTCCCGCCCCGTGAATGTGCATGCCGAGGCATTGCTTGGCGTATGCGAAAGCATCTGCGTGCCCGTCGACGTGAAACTTACGCGGACACTCGACACAGAACAGGCAACTCCCGCTGAGGTTCAGGCAATTCGTGAGGCGCTCGCAGACATGCCAAAACCCGGTGCAGCGCATGGACTTCGTTCGACCACCTGCACGGCGGAACCGATCCGAGATGGGCTGAAGCTGCGCGTAGATCTGCAGATGCCCCCGCTGGGTGGTAATGAGGTGGGTGTGATCGAAATGCCCGACAAAGACATCTGGGTATCCGATTCTACCAACCATCGGACAGGCGATACGCTTACCGTCGAAACGGAGCTTGTCCCCCCAGGCGCCAAGCCCTTCGGCCTCGACCGATCCAAGTTGCGGATTACCGTTCTGGGGGACGGCCAAGCCATTGAAACCTACGGATGCACCGGCAGTTCAGACTGA
- the moaB gene encoding molybdenum cofactor biosynthesis protein B, with product MSSTERGFIPVRIAVLTVSDSRSMADDRSGQVLVDRIALAGHELADRKILRDERVGIAAQLRMWSEDPGVDVVISTGGTGLTGRDVTVEAHRDVYEKEIEAFGTVFAIVSMKKIGTSAVQSRATGGVANGTYLFALPGSPGACKDAWDEILVNQLDYRHMPCNFVEILPRLAENRRRK from the coding sequence ATGAGTTCAACCGAACGGGGCTTCATTCCGGTCCGCATCGCCGTTTTGACGGTGTCCGACAGCCGCTCCATGGCGGATGACAGATCGGGTCAGGTGCTGGTTGATCGTATTGCGTTGGCAGGGCACGAACTGGCAGACCGCAAGATATTGCGCGATGAACGAGTCGGAATTGCAGCCCAACTCCGTATGTGGTCCGAAGATCCGGGTGTCGACGTGGTGATCTCGACTGGCGGCACCGGCTTGACCGGCCGGGACGTGACGGTCGAGGCCCATCGCGATGTCTATGAGAAAGAAATCGAGGCCTTCGGGACAGTCTTCGCCATTGTCTCGATGAAGAAGATAGGAACCTCCGCTGTTCAAAGCCGTGCAACAGGGGGGGTTGCCAATGGAACCTACCTGTTTGCACTGCCGGGAAGTCCCGGCGCCTGCAAGGACGCCTGGGATGAAATTCTGGTCAATCAGCTCGATTACCGACACATGCCATGCAATTTCGTGGAAATTTTACCGCGTCTGGCCGAAAACCGGCGACGGAAATGA
- a CDS encoding aspartate carbamoyltransferase catalytic subunit codes for MIPTELSGDWTGILQPGERILWQGRPDGRLVWSDVNPKRSVFGFIIVIFALSWMMGAATVTSGDPFVSIIFFVFGMLFVFLGLQRAFGYVVRDAWERSRSWYTLTDSRAIIATDTFGKRRLNSFDVTADTTLTLEDGVPGAVFFGRSFGSGSSQKVGFKRIDDPRHVYDLMRKVQRGQA; via the coding sequence GTGATCCCGACGGAACTCTCCGGTGATTGGACGGGAATCCTGCAACCGGGTGAGCGTATCCTTTGGCAGGGGCGGCCCGATGGAAGGCTCGTATGGAGCGACGTCAACCCCAAGCGCAGCGTTTTCGGCTTCATCATAGTCATCTTCGCATTAAGCTGGATGATGGGGGCAGCAACCGTGACCAGCGGTGATCCCTTCGTTTCGATAATCTTCTTCGTCTTTGGGATGCTCTTCGTGTTTCTCGGCCTGCAACGTGCCTTTGGCTATGTGGTTCGCGACGCATGGGAAAGGTCGCGCAGCTGGTACACTCTGACAGACAGCCGGGCGATCATCGCGACGGACACATTCGGCAAGCGCCGCTTGAACAGCTTCGACGTCACAGCCGACACCACGCTGACCCTTGAAGACGGCGTTCCCGGGGCTGTCTTTTTCGGTCGCAGTTTCGGCAGCGGCAGTTCTCAAAAGGTCGGTTTCAAGCGCATCGATGATCCGCGCCACGTCTATGACCTGATGCGCAAAGTACAAAGAGGACAAGCATGA
- a CDS encoding aspartate carbamoyltransferase catalytic subunit has translation MTFRGKHLLGIEPLHPEEIRTILDLSDQYVDLNRRAMKHSDALAGLTQINMFFENSTRTQASFELAGKRLGADVMNMAMQASSIKKGETLIDTALTLNAMHPDLLVVRHPHSGAVDLLAQKVNCAVLNAGDGRHEHPTQALLDALTIRRAKGRLHRLNIAICGDIAHSRVARSNILLLHKMENRIRLIGPPTLMPSGVQDWGVEVYDDMREGLKDCDVVMMLRLQKERMDGAFIPSEREYYHRFGLDAEKLRYAKEDAIVMHPGPMNRGVEIDGTLADDINRSVIQEQVEMGVAVRMAMMDLLARNLRAETTGVMV, from the coding sequence ATGACGTTTCGCGGCAAGCATCTTCTGGGGATCGAACCGCTCCACCCTGAAGAAATCCGAACCATTCTCGACCTTTCCGATCAATATGTTGATCTGAACCGTCGTGCGATGAAGCATTCGGACGCGCTGGCCGGGCTAACGCAGATCAACATGTTCTTCGAGAATTCCACTCGCACGCAGGCCAGCTTCGAGTTGGCCGGTAAGCGTTTGGGGGCGGATGTGATGAACATGGCGATGCAGGCCAGTTCGATCAAGAAGGGCGAGACGCTGATCGACACGGCCCTGACGCTCAATGCCATGCACCCCGATTTGCTGGTCGTACGCCACCCGCATTCGGGCGCTGTGGATCTGCTGGCCCAGAAAGTCAATTGCGCCGTACTGAACGCAGGCGACGGGCGGCACGAGCATCCGACGCAGGCCCTGCTCGACGCGCTGACCATTCGGCGAGCGAAAGGCAGGCTGCACCGGCTGAACATCGCCATTTGCGGCGACATCGCTCATAGCCGCGTGGCACGATCCAACATCCTGCTGTTGCACAAGATGGAGAACCGCATCCGCCTGATCGGACCGCCCACGCTGATGCCATCAGGTGTGCAGGATTGGGGCGTCGAGGTCTATGACGACATGCGCGAAGGCCTGAAGGATTGCGACGTCGTCATGATGCTGCGTCTACAGAAAGAGCGAATGGACGGCGCCTTCATCCCGTCAGAGCGCGAGTACTACCACCGCTTCGGGCTTGATGCCGAAAAACTGCGCTACGCCAAGGAAGACGCAATTGTCATGCATCCCGGCCCGATGAACCGCGGGGTCGAGATCGACGGGACACTGGCTGACGACATCAACCGTTCGGTCATTCAGGAACAGGTGGAAATGGGGGTCGCCGTTCGTATGGCCATGATGGATCTGCTCGCACGCAACCTGCGGGCAGAAACAACCGGAGTCATGGTGTGA
- a CDS encoding efflux RND transporter permease subunit, with protein MDIPTGKGLLGYFTQHRTASNLLLIVLVILGLAAAPQMRAQYFPDIVTDDIRVSVAWDGAGPEDVDRALIGPMLPVLQAVEGVQETETRATEGSARIELEFEPGWDMARAQQDVETALDTVTDLPEDADAPSVARRAWRDSVTDVVISGPAGVDQLARFADEFVAELFDAGVTRTTIQGVADPETEVIVQTRDMIRYDVTMSDIADAIASAAESNPAGEIESANARLRSGVARRSADEIEAIVLRTYADGSSLTVGDVAQINPTSVDRDRAYYVGDNPAVAINVARSATGDAIKLQRAVEDVADKFQQTLPPDVTVDLIRTRAEQISARLNILIENGLQGLVLVLGLLFLFLNARIAFWVAAGIPVSMLTAIAIMYGFGISLNMISLFGLIITLGIVVDDAIVVGEHADFRARRLGEPAPVAAERAARHMALPVVCATLTTVIAFFGLTVIEGGFGAMIKDIPVTVIAVLLASLVECFLILPNHLKHAVAHTAKEHWYDWPSRQVNRGFRWFRDNVFRRFIELVLAMRYPVIAGAMVVLASQAALFIKGDVQWRFFDSPEQGSISGNFAMAPGATREDSIAQMRELQRAAEAVAARYEEEFGLNPLTYMLTQIGGTSGRGLAGEDTKEAFQLGSVAIELIDADLRPYSSFAFVEALQQEARNHPLAETVSFRGWRSGPGGDALDVKLYGASSERLKDAAEGLKSALAGFPEVSALEDSMAYDKEEFIVELSPQGQLLGFTIDEVGRELRYRLNGVEAVTYPDGTRTGRILVDLPDEEKTADFLEQAMLRAPSGQYVPLADLVTVERESGFSTIRRENGLRVITVTGDISDDDPQRANEILTTMRDTILPRIESEYQVGWQLGGLSEQERDFLSDASRGLTLCMLGIFLTLAWMFSSWTRPLAIMAIIPFGCVGAIWGHYAWGLPMSMFSIVGLIGMTGIIVNDSIVLIATVDEYAKNRPLRAAVRDAVCDRLRPVMLTTMTTVLGLGPLMYESSQQAQFLKPTVVTLVYGLAFGMLLVLIAVPAMLIVGRDMAQSLRAARRSLGAGRRAGPAFGASATLAVLIGLWFAATLGSQLTVGQMLISTLFPEVALAGGNSFAFAWFAAGATLLTAVVLGAGAVWVVRENRSV; from the coding sequence ATGGATATCCCGACCGGTAAGGGCCTTCTGGGCTATTTCACACAGCATCGGACTGCGTCGAACCTGCTTTTGATCGTTCTCGTGATCCTCGGACTCGCGGCGGCGCCGCAGATGCGCGCGCAGTATTTTCCTGACATCGTAACCGACGACATCAGGGTTAGCGTAGCTTGGGATGGTGCAGGGCCGGAGGATGTGGACCGCGCGCTGATCGGCCCTATGCTGCCTGTGCTGCAGGCGGTCGAGGGTGTGCAGGAAACAGAAACCCGTGCGACGGAAGGCTCGGCCCGCATCGAGTTGGAGTTTGAGCCGGGCTGGGATATGGCGCGCGCGCAGCAGGATGTGGAAACCGCGCTCGATACCGTCACCGATCTTCCCGAAGACGCAGACGCACCATCGGTCGCGCGCCGGGCATGGCGGGACAGTGTTACCGATGTGGTCATTTCCGGGCCGGCGGGTGTAGATCAACTCGCTCGCTTCGCCGATGAGTTTGTAGCGGAGTTGTTCGATGCGGGGGTGACGCGGACAACCATTCAAGGGGTTGCGGACCCGGAGACCGAAGTTATCGTCCAGACCCGCGACATGATCCGCTACGACGTCACGATGAGCGACATCGCGGACGCGATTGCATCGGCAGCGGAAAGCAATCCGGCGGGCGAAATCGAATCCGCAAATGCACGGCTGCGCAGCGGGGTAGCGCGCCGTTCGGCAGACGAGATCGAGGCCATCGTTCTACGTACCTATGCGGACGGCTCGTCGTTGACGGTAGGTGATGTAGCGCAAATCAACCCGACCAGCGTGGATCGTGACCGCGCCTATTACGTTGGCGACAATCCGGCTGTCGCTATCAATGTCGCGCGTTCGGCCACCGGCGATGCCATCAAGTTGCAGCGCGCCGTGGAAGACGTCGCCGACAAGTTTCAGCAGACGCTGCCCCCCGACGTCACCGTGGACCTGATCCGGACGCGGGCAGAACAAATTTCGGCGCGACTGAACATTCTGATCGAGAATGGCCTGCAAGGGCTGGTTCTCGTGCTCGGGCTGTTGTTCCTGTTCCTGAATGCCCGCATCGCATTCTGGGTCGCGGCGGGTATTCCGGTGTCTATGCTGACGGCCATCGCGATCATGTATGGGTTTGGCATATCCCTGAACATGATTTCGCTCTTCGGGCTGATCATAACATTGGGCATCGTCGTAGATGACGCGATCGTTGTGGGCGAGCATGCCGATTTCCGGGCAAGACGTTTGGGCGAACCGGCACCGGTGGCTGCCGAACGTGCGGCGCGGCACATGGCCTTGCCAGTGGTTTGCGCGACCCTGACAACCGTGATCGCATTCTTTGGTCTGACCGTGATCGAGGGGGGCTTCGGTGCGATGATCAAGGACATACCTGTCACCGTGATCGCGGTGCTGCTGGCGTCCTTGGTCGAATGTTTCCTGATCCTGCCCAACCACCTGAAGCACGCGGTCGCACACACCGCCAAGGAGCACTGGTACGATTGGCCGAGCAGGCAGGTCAATCGCGGCTTCCGCTGGTTCCGCGACAATGTGTTCCGCCGGTTTATCGAACTGGTGCTTGCCATGCGTTACCCTGTCATCGCCGGTGCGATGGTGGTTCTTGCGTCGCAGGCGGCGTTGTTCATCAAGGGCGATGTGCAATGGCGGTTTTTCGATTCGCCGGAACAAGGGTCGATCTCCGGAAACTTCGCGATGGCCCCGGGTGCCACCCGTGAAGACAGCATCGCGCAGATGCGGGAGCTGCAACGCGCGGCTGAAGCGGTGGCGGCACGATATGAGGAAGAGTTTGGGCTGAATCCGCTGACCTACATGTTGACGCAGATCGGCGGGACGTCGGGTCGCGGGCTGGCGGGTGAAGACACGAAAGAAGCGTTCCAGCTGGGCTCCGTTGCCATCGAACTGATTGACGCTGACCTGCGCCCCTACTCGTCCTTCGCTTTTGTCGAGGCGCTGCAACAGGAGGCTCGCAATCATCCATTGGCTGAAACGGTAAGCTTCCGCGGCTGGCGGTCCGGGCCGGGTGGTGATGCGCTCGATGTCAAGCTCTACGGTGCCAGCAGTGAACGGCTCAAGGACGCGGCTGAAGGGCTGAAGTCAGCGCTGGCCGGGTTCCCGGAAGTGTCGGCTTTGGAAGACAGCATGGCCTATGACAAGGAAGAGTTCATCGTCGAGCTATCCCCACAAGGCCAACTTCTGGGGTTCACGATTGACGAGGTGGGGCGAGAACTGCGCTATCGGTTGAACGGGGTCGAAGCTGTCACCTATCCGGATGGCACGCGAACGGGCCGCATACTGGTCGATCTGCCGGATGAGGAAAAGACGGCCGATTTCCTCGAACAAGCGATGCTGCGCGCACCGTCGGGGCAATACGTGCCGCTTGCCGATCTGGTAACTGTGGAGCGCGAAAGCGGCTTTTCCACAATTCGCCGGGAAAACGGGCTGCGGGTGATCACGGTGACCGGCGATATATCCGATGATGATCCGCAACGTGCGAACGAAATCCTGACCACCATGCGTGATACGATCTTGCCACGGATCGAAAGCGAGTATCAGGTCGGCTGGCAACTGGGTGGTTTGTCGGAACAAGAACGTGACTTCCTTTCTGATGCCTCGCGCGGTTTGACGCTTTGCATGTTGGGAATATTCCTGACACTCGCGTGGATGTTTTCCAGTTGGACGCGGCCATTGGCAATTATGGCGATTATCCCGTTCGGTTGTGTCGGTGCGATCTGGGGCCATTACGCTTGGGGCCTGCCAATGTCGATGTTCAGCATTGTCGGGCTGATAGGGATGACCGGGATAATCGTGAACGACTCGATAGTCTTGATTGCTACGGTTGATGAATATGCGAAAAATCGGCCATTACGCGCCGCCGTGCGTGATGCTGTCTGTGATCGCCTGCGGCCAGTGATGTTGACAACAATGACAACGGTGCTGGGCTTGGGTCCGCTGATGTACGAAAGTTCACAACAGGCGCAGTTTCTGAAACCCACCGTGGTCACTCTGGTCTATGGGCTTGCCTTCGGAATGTTGCTGGTGCTGATTGCTGTGCCCGCGATGTTGATCGTCGGGCGAGACATGGCACAAAGTCTGCGTGCGGCGCGGCGGTCGCTCGGGGCAGGTCGTCGTGCCGGACCAGCCTTTGGTGCCTCTGCCACGCTTGCTGTGCTGATAGGGCTTTGGTTTGCTGCTACGCTGGGTTCGCAATTGACGGTCGGCCAGATGCTTATCTCGACACTATTTCCCGAAGTGGCACTTGCTGGCGGGAATTCTTTCGCGTTTGCTTGGTTCGCGGCAGGTGCGACATTGCTGACGGCGGTGGTTCTGGGTGCCGGAGCGGTCTGGGTCGTGCGTGAAAACAGATCAGTCTGA